The following coding sequences lie in one Arachis hypogaea cultivar Tifrunner chromosome 9, arahy.Tifrunner.gnm2.J5K5, whole genome shotgun sequence genomic window:
- the LOC112710894 gene encoding probable serine/threonine-protein kinase At1g54610: MGCVISREVQSGIVSEVKEEKGLSAELSRKVGDVSTSNIDVGEVEIQNGEKQREKEENGSNDEQPRKARGERRRSKPNPRMSNPPKNLRGEQVAAGWPPWLTAVCGEALSGWIPRKADTFEKIDKIGQGTYSNVYKAKDMLTGKIVALKKVRFDNLEPESVKFMAREIIILRRLDHPNVVKLEGLVTSRMSLSLYLVFDYMVHDLAGLAASPEIKFTEPQVKCYMHQLLSGLEHCHNRNVLHRDIKGSNLLIDNDGVLKIADFGLASFFDPNRKQPMTNRVVTLWYRPPELLLGATDYGVGIDLWSAGCILGELLAGKPIMPGRTEVEQLHKIYKLCGSPSDEYWKKSKLPNATLFKPREPYRRCIRETFKDFPPSTLALIDTLLAIDPAERKTASYALRSEFFTTEPYACDPSCLPKYPPTKEMDAKRRDDEARRLRAAGKAHGDGAKKHHRTRERTARAIAAPEANAELQPNIDRRRLITHANAKSKSEKFPPPHEDGQLGYPLGSSNHIDPDTLPPDVSFVSTTYNYTKEPFQAWSGPIGVPKQKKHNNAGDALDLSKPHKSALKDKVKGKKIIV, from the exons ATGGGGTGTGTGATTAGCCGAGAGGTGCAATCGGGGATTGTCTCTGAGGTGAAGGAGGAGAAGGGTTTGAGTGCTGAGTTGAGCAGGAAGGTTGGTGATGTGTCTACAAGCAATATTGATGTAGGCGAGGTGGAGATTCAGAATGGCGAGAAGCAGagggaaaaagaagagaatggtAGCAATGATGAGCAGCCTCGGAAAGCGAGGGGCGAAAGAAGAAGATCAAAGCCAAACCCAAGGATGAGTAATCCCCCTAAGAATTTGAGGGGGGAGCAAGTAGCAGCTGGGTGGCCACCGTGGCTTACGGCAGTTTGTGGGGAAGCACTCAGTGGCTGGATTCCTCGAAAGGCTGACACATTTGAGAAAATTGATAAG ATTGGTCAAGGAACATATAGTAATGTGTACAAAGCTAAGGACATGTTGACTGGTAAGATCGTTGCATTGAAGAAGGTCCGATTTGACAATTTGGAACCTGAGAGTGTCAAATTCATGGCAAGGGAGATTATTATTTTGCGAAGATTGGATCACCCCAACGTTGTAAAGCTAGAAGGTTTAGTTACATCAAGAATGTCCTTGAGTTTGTATCTCGTTTTTGATTACATGGTGCATGATTTAGCTGGTCTTGCTGCAAGCCCTGAAATAAAGTTTACAGAACCTCAG GTCAAATGTTACATGCATCAATTGTTATCAGGTCTTGAGCACTGTCATAATCGAAATGTGCTTCACCGTGATATTAAAGGATCAAATCTACTTATCGACAATGATGGAGTACTTAAGATTGCTGATTTTGGTCTTGCATCATTCTTTGATCCGAACCGCAAGCAACCCATGACTAATCGTGTAGTAACCCTTTGGTATAGACCTCCGGAGTTGCTTCTTGGTGCCACAGATTATGGTGTGGGCATTGACCTTTGGAGTGCTGGTTGCATTCTAGGAGAGCTATTGGCTGGGAAACCTATTATGCCTGGTCGTACAGAG GTGGAACAATTGCATAAGATATACAAACTTTGCGGTTCACCTTCTGATGAGTATTGGAAGAAATCAAAGTTGCCTAATGCTACCTTGTTTAAACCTAGAGAGCCATATAGGAGATGCATAAGAGAGACATTTAAAGATTTTCCACCTTCTACACTAGCCCTTATTGACACTCTTCTTGCAATTGATCCCGCTGAACGGAAGACTGCCTCATATGCTTTAAGAAGTGAG TTCTTTACCACAGAACCTTATGCTTGTGATCCTTCTTGTCTTCCAAAATATCCCCCGACCAAGGAAATGGATGCTAAACGACGGGATGATGAAGCAAGGAG ATTAAGAGCTGCTGGAAAAGCTCATGGGGATGGTGCAAAGAAGCATCATCGTACACGTGAACGTACTGCAAGAGCTATTGCTGCTCCTGAAGCCAATGCCGAGCTTCAACCCAACATTGAT CGAAGGCGTCTCATCACTCATGCGAATGCTAAGAGCAAGAGTGAAAAGTTCCCTCCACCTCATGAAGACGGGCAACTTGGATACCCGTTGGGATCTTCAAACCATATTGATCCAGACACTCTCCCTCCTGATGTCTCTTTTGTTTCAACCACATACAACTACACAAAGGAACCATTCCAGGCATGGTCTGGTCCGATCGGTGTGCCAAAGCAGAAGAAACACAATAATGCAGGTGATGCATTGGATTTATCCAAACCACATAAAAGTGCCCTCAAGGACAAGGTTAAAGGAAAGAAAATCATagtttag